In a genomic window of Bacteroidales bacterium:
- a CDS encoding retroviral-like aspartic protease family protein yields MMNRLKIELLPIEEDGYHIFLDAVINGEVARLLIDTGASRTVFDEERIKAFLSLENHSFEKIDKLSAGLGTNTMESHSVILEEFRLGETIFKEYQAVVLNMEHVNHSYRMLGQKPIDGVLGGDLLQKLKVVVDYRKKEVRWRMKPVKCEE; encoded by the coding sequence ATGATGAACCGCCTCAAGATAGAGTTGCTGCCAATCGAAGAAGATGGTTATCACATTTTTTTAGATGCGGTAATCAATGGTGAAGTTGCGAGACTGCTTATAGACACGGGTGCATCGCGAACCGTTTTCGATGAGGAAAGGATCAAAGCATTTCTTAGTCTGGAAAATCATAGCTTCGAAAAGATAGATAAGCTTTCTGCGGGTTTGGGAACCAATACGATGGAAAGCCATTCCGTTATACTTGAAGAATTCAGGCTGGGAGAAACCATTTTTAAGGAATACCAGGCTGTGGTATTGAATATGGAACACGTGAACCATTCATACAGGATGCTTGGGCAGAAGCCGATTGACGGCGTTTTGGGGGGAGATCTTCTGCAAAAGCTCAAGGTTGTGGTTGATTACAGGAAGAAAGAGGTTCGATGGAGGATGAAACCAGTGAAATGTGAAGAGTGA